One region of Lathamus discolor isolate bLatDis1 chromosome 2, bLatDis1.hap1, whole genome shotgun sequence genomic DNA includes:
- the OTULIN gene encoding ubiquitin thioesterase otulin isoform X3, with amino-acid sequence MTEPTGVPVGAEQTLKRVSVATKLMKREKEVSVPVSSNEFDSTKAAAYHEEQSPSELRKGYVYRSTERPEKTEIIKSLVTDHDAFRNCELYLPMSSNCSAVESSEDSEEDMYRDAEEIERERVLLCGTSSSEYKLSVAPEMDIMEYCRKEWRGNTPVAKRMRKGYEAVAQKFASIRRVRGDNYCAFRATLFQALSQATQLPSWLQSEDFTMLPENLLSKYDWIKQWQLKQKLSRRMGEIGDEIKDYLILLRKKWKNISEIKGPTEKQEACDKLFKNEEEEYSLYEALKFLMLNTAIELYNDDKNGRRVPVFSWLLFARDTSSNPCQLMHNHLNHIGHSGGLEQVEMFLLAYALQYTIQVYRLYKYSTDEFITLYPNDPEEDWPVVTLITEDDRHYNIPVRMCQETML; translated from the exons ATGACAGAACCAACCGGCGTTCCTGTGGGTGCAgaacaaacactgaaaagagTGAGTGTTGCCACAAAGCTGATGAAGCGTGAAAAGGAAGTGAGTGTTCCTGTTTCTTCTAATGAGTTTGATTCAACAAAAGCAGCTGCTTACCATGAAGAGCAATCTCCTTCGGAGTTAAGGAAGGGCTATGTATACAGAAGTACTGAGAGACCTGAGAAGACAGAAATTATTAAATCCCTTGTGACAGATCACGATGCATTTAGAAACTGTGAACTGTATCTACCTATGTCTAGTAATTGCTCAGCAGTGGAGTCATCTGAGGACAG TGAGGAGGATATGTATCGTGATGCAGAAGaaatagagagagagagagtatTACTTTGTGGGACAAGCTCTTCAG AATATAAACTAAGTGTTGCACCTGAAATGGACATCATGGAGTATTGCAGAAAAGAATGGAGAGGAAATACACCAGTAGCAAAAAGGATGAGAAAG GGATATGAAGCAGTTGCTCAGAAGTTTGCATCTATAAGGAGAGTACGAGGTGATAACTACTGTGCTTTCAGAGCAACTCTTTTCCAGGCACTAAGCCAAGCTACCCAGTTACCAAGCTGGCTGCAGAGTGAGGATTTTACTATG CTTCCTGAAAATCTGCTGAGCAAGTATGACTGGATCAAGCAGTGGCAGCTAAAACAGAAACTGAGCAGGAGGATGGGAGAAATAGGTGATGAAATTAAAGACTATTTAATCCTTCTAAGGAAAAAG tggAAGAATATAAGTGAAATCAAGGGTCCTACTGAGAAACAAGAAGCTTGTGataaattgtttaaaaatgaagaggAGGAGTACAGTCTTTATGAAGCACTGAAATTCTTGATGCTCAACACTGCCATTGAATTATACAATGATGATAAAAATGGAAGGAGAGTTCCTGTTTTCTCATGGTTACTGTTTGCACGGGATACATCTAGCAACCCTTGTCAGTTAATGCATAATCACTTGAATCATATCGGTCACAGTGGAGGCCTCGAACAA GTGGAAATGTTTCTCCTTGCTTATGCTCTGCAGTATACCATCCAAGTGTATCGGCTGTATAAATATAGTACTGATGAATTCATCACACTTTATCCCAATGACCCAGAGGAGGACTGGCCTGTGGTGACTCTCATAACTGAAGATGATAGACATTATAATATTCCGGTCAGAATGTGCCAAGAGACTATGCTATAA
- the OTULIN gene encoding ubiquitin thioesterase otulin isoform X2, with the protein MWVTTTLIPRLRLGRTTSAQRGGRKRLDNFQGWMTEPTGVPVGAEQTLKRVSVATKLMKREKEVSVPVSSNEFDSTKAAAYHEEQSPSELRKGYVYRSTERPEKTEIIKSLVTDHDAFRNCELYLPMSSNCSAVESSEDSEEDMYRDAEEIERERVLLCGTSSSEYKLSVAPEMDIMEYCRKEWRGNTPVAKRMRKGYEAVAQKFASIRRVRGDNYCAFRATLFQALSQATQLPSWLQSEDFTMLPENLLSKYDWIKQWQLKQKLSRRMGEIGDEIKDYLILLRKKWKNISEIKGPTEKQEACDKLFKNEEEEYSLYEALKFLMLNTAIELYNDDKNGRRVPVFSWLLFARDTSSNPCQLMHNHLNHIGHSGGLEQVEMFLLAYALQYTIQVYRLYKYSTDEFITLYPNDPEEDWPVVTLITEDDRHYNIPVRMCQETML; encoded by the exons ATGTGGGTAACAACAACCCTGATCCCCCGGCTGCGCCTAGGCAGAACAACCTCTGcgcagaggggaggaaggaagcgCCTG GATAATTTTCAAGGGTGGATGACAGAACCAACCGGCGTTCCTGTGGGTGCAgaacaaacactgaaaagagTGAGTGTTGCCACAAAGCTGATGAAGCGTGAAAAGGAAGTGAGTGTTCCTGTTTCTTCTAATGAGTTTGATTCAACAAAAGCAGCTGCTTACCATGAAGAGCAATCTCCTTCGGAGTTAAGGAAGGGCTATGTATACAGAAGTACTGAGAGACCTGAGAAGACAGAAATTATTAAATCCCTTGTGACAGATCACGATGCATTTAGAAACTGTGAACTGTATCTACCTATGTCTAGTAATTGCTCAGCAGTGGAGTCATCTGAGGACAG TGAGGAGGATATGTATCGTGATGCAGAAGaaatagagagagagagagtatTACTTTGTGGGACAAGCTCTTCAG AATATAAACTAAGTGTTGCACCTGAAATGGACATCATGGAGTATTGCAGAAAAGAATGGAGAGGAAATACACCAGTAGCAAAAAGGATGAGAAAG GGATATGAAGCAGTTGCTCAGAAGTTTGCATCTATAAGGAGAGTACGAGGTGATAACTACTGTGCTTTCAGAGCAACTCTTTTCCAGGCACTAAGCCAAGCTACCCAGTTACCAAGCTGGCTGCAGAGTGAGGATTTTACTATG CTTCCTGAAAATCTGCTGAGCAAGTATGACTGGATCAAGCAGTGGCAGCTAAAACAGAAACTGAGCAGGAGGATGGGAGAAATAGGTGATGAAATTAAAGACTATTTAATCCTTCTAAGGAAAAAG tggAAGAATATAAGTGAAATCAAGGGTCCTACTGAGAAACAAGAAGCTTGTGataaattgtttaaaaatgaagaggAGGAGTACAGTCTTTATGAAGCACTGAAATTCTTGATGCTCAACACTGCCATTGAATTATACAATGATGATAAAAATGGAAGGAGAGTTCCTGTTTTCTCATGGTTACTGTTTGCACGGGATACATCTAGCAACCCTTGTCAGTTAATGCATAATCACTTGAATCATATCGGTCACAGTGGAGGCCTCGAACAA GTGGAAATGTTTCTCCTTGCTTATGCTCTGCAGTATACCATCCAAGTGTATCGGCTGTATAAATATAGTACTGATGAATTCATCACACTTTATCCCAATGACCCAGAGGAGGACTGGCCTGTGGTGACTCTCATAACTGAAGATGATAGACATTATAATATTCCGGTCAGAATGTGCCAAGAGACTATGCTATAA
- the OTULIN gene encoding ubiquitin thioesterase otulin isoform X1 — protein sequence MSGERRAGGGALPAPHGPLPAPHGPGERCWGRRRVAESQDNFQGWMTEPTGVPVGAEQTLKRVSVATKLMKREKEVSVPVSSNEFDSTKAAAYHEEQSPSELRKGYVYRSTERPEKTEIIKSLVTDHDAFRNCELYLPMSSNCSAVESSEDSEEDMYRDAEEIERERVLLCGTSSSEYKLSVAPEMDIMEYCRKEWRGNTPVAKRMRKGYEAVAQKFASIRRVRGDNYCAFRATLFQALSQATQLPSWLQSEDFTMLPENLLSKYDWIKQWQLKQKLSRRMGEIGDEIKDYLILLRKKWKNISEIKGPTEKQEACDKLFKNEEEEYSLYEALKFLMLNTAIELYNDDKNGRRVPVFSWLLFARDTSSNPCQLMHNHLNHIGHSGGLEQVEMFLLAYALQYTIQVYRLYKYSTDEFITLYPNDPEEDWPVVTLITEDDRHYNIPVRMCQETML from the exons ATGAGCGGcgagcggcgggcgggcggcggcgccctgcctgcccctcacggccccctgcctgcccctcaCGGCCCCGGCGAGCGGTGCTGGGGCCGACGGAGGGTAGCGGAAAG CCAGGATAATTTTCAAGGGTGGATGACAGAACCAACCGGCGTTCCTGTGGGTGCAgaacaaacactgaaaagagTGAGTGTTGCCACAAAGCTGATGAAGCGTGAAAAGGAAGTGAGTGTTCCTGTTTCTTCTAATGAGTTTGATTCAACAAAAGCAGCTGCTTACCATGAAGAGCAATCTCCTTCGGAGTTAAGGAAGGGCTATGTATACAGAAGTACTGAGAGACCTGAGAAGACAGAAATTATTAAATCCCTTGTGACAGATCACGATGCATTTAGAAACTGTGAACTGTATCTACCTATGTCTAGTAATTGCTCAGCAGTGGAGTCATCTGAGGACAG TGAGGAGGATATGTATCGTGATGCAGAAGaaatagagagagagagagtatTACTTTGTGGGACAAGCTCTTCAG AATATAAACTAAGTGTTGCACCTGAAATGGACATCATGGAGTATTGCAGAAAAGAATGGAGAGGAAATACACCAGTAGCAAAAAGGATGAGAAAG GGATATGAAGCAGTTGCTCAGAAGTTTGCATCTATAAGGAGAGTACGAGGTGATAACTACTGTGCTTTCAGAGCAACTCTTTTCCAGGCACTAAGCCAAGCTACCCAGTTACCAAGCTGGCTGCAGAGTGAGGATTTTACTATG CTTCCTGAAAATCTGCTGAGCAAGTATGACTGGATCAAGCAGTGGCAGCTAAAACAGAAACTGAGCAGGAGGATGGGAGAAATAGGTGATGAAATTAAAGACTATTTAATCCTTCTAAGGAAAAAG tggAAGAATATAAGTGAAATCAAGGGTCCTACTGAGAAACAAGAAGCTTGTGataaattgtttaaaaatgaagaggAGGAGTACAGTCTTTATGAAGCACTGAAATTCTTGATGCTCAACACTGCCATTGAATTATACAATGATGATAAAAATGGAAGGAGAGTTCCTGTTTTCTCATGGTTACTGTTTGCACGGGATACATCTAGCAACCCTTGTCAGTTAATGCATAATCACTTGAATCATATCGGTCACAGTGGAGGCCTCGAACAA GTGGAAATGTTTCTCCTTGCTTATGCTCTGCAGTATACCATCCAAGTGTATCGGCTGTATAAATATAGTACTGATGAATTCATCACACTTTATCCCAATGACCCAGAGGAGGACTGGCCTGTGGTGACTCTCATAACTGAAGATGATAGACATTATAATATTCCGGTCAGAATGTGCCAAGAGACTATGCTATAA